The region ACTATGACTAAAGCTTTTGCACAAAGTCGATCAATTTCAATAGGATGCTCTTCATTATCTAAAAATGACCAATGAGTAATATTATTTCCTCCATACTCAACAAATGAGTAATGGACATCTTCCTCTAATGTCAAACTTAAAGAGCCATCCTCTTTTAGGTATTCCATATAGGAATTAAGCATTTTGCGAAGATACCATCTGTCCGTAATACCTTCAACCCAGATTGTTGCATTGACAAGAAATACAGAAGAATTTCTCACTCCTAATAATTCCAATGAGCTACTATTTCCACTTTCAACGGATTCCACTATAAAGGTTGGTGTTTGCTCATCGGTTTCTTCTTCTTGAGATAATTTCTTGCGAAATGTAAATATACTGACATCTTTAACATCAATAGTTAAATCAAGAAAATGATTAGAGTGGGTGGTTAGAAAAAATGTATGTCTACTTTGTGCAGCAAAAAAGTCAAGAATCTTTCGCTGTAGTCCAGGATGCAAATATATTTCAGGCTCTTCAATGAAGAAGAAAGTTGGTTCTTCTCTGATAAATGGAAGAAAAGACATTATAATAGCTGACTGAATCCCATCACCTAAATGGAAAATAGGACGCTCTTTTTCATTGCCTATTTTTACAATAACTGCTTTTTCTTCTAGGCTAGGAATTAGTGTGACAGGCTTATTCTCAAAGAATATTTTAGTAATAAATTCTTGATATTCAGCAATTTTTTTCCTTTGCTTATTATTTCCCAGTAACATTGCCATAATATCGTCGTAAAGTGACAGTCCCGTAAATACTTCAGGCGGAGAACTAATGTCAGTAGAAAAATAATCTTTTTTTGTTTGCTCTGCATATAAATCCGAGCGCTCTGCATCGATTGGGCGTAAGCCTCGTAAAACAGGAATATAGACTCTTGTAGGTGTATTATTTTCAGA is a window of Pseudanabaena sp. BC1403 DNA encoding:
- a CDS encoding ATP-dependent endonuclease, whose translation is MNSSDKALQILKQVPIHSENNTPTRVYIPVLRGLRPIDAERSDLYAEQTKKDYFSTDISSPPEVFTGLSLYDDIMAMLLGNNKQRKKIAEYQEFITKIFFENKPVTLIPSLEEKAVIVKIGNEKERPIFHLGDGIQSAIIMSFLPFIREEPTFFFIEEPEIYLHPGLQRKILDFFAAQSRHTFFLTTHSNHFLDLTIDVKDVSIFTFRKKLSQEEETDEQTPTFIVESVESGNSSSLELLGVRNSSVFLVNATIWVEGITDRWYLRKMLNSYMEYLKEDGSLSLTLEEDVHYSFVEYGGNNITHWSFLDNEEHPIEIDRLCAKALVIVDKDGDTKLARKDKLNRLLGKRLVVLPAREIENLLPYNVIKEVILEYEKNPNLQLPDKSYSSYQNHYLGTFIEEQVFKDQPYSRKGGYKHCSGSTKKIAGTISNKPSFCNKALPKIRYQDLPRSTQEVIQKIYKFIKDQNS